In one window of Bos taurus isolate L1 Dominette 01449 registration number 42190680 breed Hereford chromosome 15, ARS-UCD2.0, whole genome shotgun sequence DNA:
- the MAPK8IP1 gene encoding C-Jun-amino-terminal kinase-interacting protein 1 isoform X1, which produces MQLVLKMDSSPDNDSWLEDQWEHWLTHDISLEEFEDEDLSEITDECGISLQCKDTLSLRPPRAGLLSAGGGGGGGSRLQAEMLQMDLIDAAGDTPGAEDDEEEEERAARRPGAGPPEAEPRQETAPRGQSQGQGQGPGPGSGDTYRPKRPTTLNLFPQVPRSQDTLNNNSLGKKHSWQDRVSRSSSPLKTGEQTPPHEHICLSDELPPPSSPAPTKDRGTSTDSPCRRSAATQMAPPGGPPAAPAGGRSHSHRDRIHYQTDVRLEATEEIYLTPVQRPPDPAEPTSAFLPPAESRMSVSSDPDPAAYPASTGRPHPSISEEDEGFDCLSSPERAEPPAGGWRGSLGEPPPPPRASLSSDTSALSYDSVKYTLVVDEHAQLELVSLRPCFGDYSDESDSATVYDNCASASSPYESAIGEEYEEAPRPRPPTCLSEDSTPDEPDVHFSKKFLNVFMSGRSRSSSAESFGLFSCVINGEEQEQTHRAIFRFVPRHEDELELEVDDPLLVELQAEDYWYEAYNMRTGARGIFPAYYAIEVTKEPEHMAALTKNSDWVDQFRVKFLGSVQVPYHKGNDVLCAAMQKIATTRRLTVHFNPPSSCVLEISVRGVKIGVKADDSQEAKGNKCSHFFQLKNISFCGYHPKNNKYFGFITKHPADHRFACHVFVSEESTKALAESVGRAFQQFYKQFVEYTCPTEDIYLE; this is translated from the exons ATGCAGCTGGTGCTGAAGATGGATTCAAGCCCAGACAATGACAGCTGGTTGGAGGATCAGTGGGAGCACTG gctcacccatgACATCAGCCTGGAGGAGTTTGAGGATGAAGACCTCTCCGAGATCACCGATGAGTGTGGCATCAGCCTGCAGTGCAAAGACACTTTATCCTTACGG CCCCCACGCGCCGGGCTGCTCtccgcgggcggcggcggcggcggggggagCCGGCTGCAGGCCGAGATGCTGCAGATGGACCTGATCGATGCGGCGGGGGACACTCCCGGCGCCGAGGacgacgaggaggaggaggagcgcgCCGCGCGGCGGCCGGGAGCGGGGCCACCCGAGGCCGAGCCCCGCCAGGAGACGGCGCCCCGCGGCCAGAGCCAAGGGCAGGGCCAGGGCCCGGGCCCAGGCAGCGGAGACACGTACCGGCCCAAGCGGCCCACCACGCTGAACCTCTTCCCGCAGGTGCCGCGGTCTCAG GACACACTGAATAATAACTCTCTGGGCAAGAAGCACAGTTGGCAGGATCGGGTGTCGAGATCATCCTCGCCGCTGAAGACAG GGGAGCAGACGCCTCCGCATGAGCACATCTGCTTGAGCGATGAACTGCCGCCCCCCAGCAGCCCCGCACCCACCAAGGATCGAGGCACCTCCACGGACAGCCCCTGCCGCCGAAGCGCCGCCACCCAGATGGCGCCTCCCGGTGGGCCCCCTGCCGCCCCCGCGGGTGGCCGGAGCCACTCGCACCGCGACCGCATCCACTACCAGACGGACGTGCGGCTGGAGGCCACCGAGGAGATCTACCTGACGCCCGTGCAGAGGCCCCCGGACCCTGCGGAGCCCACCTCCGCCTTCCTGCCGCCCGCCGAGAGCCGGATGTCAGTCAGCTCCGACCCCGACCCCGCCGCCTATCCCGCCAGTACCGGGCGGCCACACCCCTCTATCAGCGAGGAGGACGAGGGCTTCGACTGCTTGTCGTCTCCGGAGCGGGCCGAGCCGCCAGCCGGAGGATGGCGCGGGAGCCTGGGGGAGCCGCCGCCACCTCCGCGGGCCTCGCTGAGCTCAGACACCAGCGCCCTATCCTACGACTCGGTCAAGTATACGCTGGTGGTGGATGAGCACGCACAGCTGGAGCTGGTGAGCCTGCGGCCGTGCTTCGGCGACTACAGCGACGAGAGCGACTCGGCCACCGTCTACGACAACTGCgcctctgcctcctccccctACGAGTCGGCCATCGGGGAGGAGTACGAGGAGGCCCCCCGGCCGCGGCCCCCCACCTGCCTCTCGGAGGACTCCACGCCGGACGAACCCGACGTCCACTTTTCCAAGAAGTTCCTGAACGTCTTCATGAGCGGCCGCTCTCGCTCCTCCA GTGCAGAGTCCTTCGGGCTCTTCTCCTGCGTCATCAACGGGGAAGAGCAGGAGCAGACCCACCGGGCCATATTCAG GTTTGTGCCTCGACATGAAGACGAGCTCGAGCTGGAGGTGGACGACCCTCTGCTGGTGGAGCTGCAGGCCGAGGACTACTGGTACGAGGCCTACAACATGCGCACGGGAGCCAGGGGCATCTTCCCTGCCTACTACGCCATCGAGGTCACCAAGGAGCCTGAACACATGGCAG CCCTGACCAAAAACAGTGACTGGGTGGACCAGTTCCGGGTGAAGTTCCTGGGCTCAGTCCAGGTCCCCTATCACAAGGGCAATGATGTCCTCTGTGCCGCTATGCAAAAG ATCGCCACCACCCGCCGGCTCACCGTGCACTTTAACCCGCCCTCCAGCTGCGTCCTAGAGATCAGCGTGCGGGGCGTGAAGATCGGCGTCAAGGCTGACGACTCCCAGGAAGCCAAG GGAAATAAATGTAGCCACTTTTTCCAGttaaaaaacatctctttctgtgGATACCATCCAAAGAACAACAA GTACTTTGGGTTCATCACCAAGCACCCTGCTGACCACCGGTTTGCCTGCCACGTCTTTGTGTCTGAAGAATCCACCAAAGCGCTGGCAGAATCTGTGGG GAGAGCGTTTCAACAGTTCTACAAGCAGTTTGTGGAGTACACCTGCCCCACAGAAGACATCTACCTGGAGTAG
- the FREY1 gene encoding protein Frey, with protein sequence MVLAMLGALHPRAGLSLFALYLVLAAALLRPQPLRPQRAVPEEFSAPLELSAPLSGLVDDYGVRPKHPWPRGPRPLLSRAQQRKRDGPDMAEYYYDSRL encoded by the exons ATGGTTCTCGCCATGCTAGGGGCTCTGCACCCCAGGGCCGGGCTGAGCCTCTTCGCCCTGTACCTTGTCCTGGCAGCTGCGCTCCTCCGCCCCCAGCCGCTGAG GCCTCAGCGAGCTGTTCCTGAGGAATTTTCAGCCCCCCTGGAACTCTCGGCGCCACTCTCCGGCCTGGTGGACG acTACGGGGTCCGACCGAAACACCCGTGGCCTCGGGGGCCCCGACCCCTGCTTTCCCGGGCCCAGCAGCGCAAGCGAGACGGGCCTGACATGGCCGAGTACTACTATGACTCACGCCTGTGA
- the MAPK8IP1 gene encoding C-Jun-amino-terminal kinase-interacting protein 1 (The RefSeq protein has 1 substitution compared to this genomic sequence), with the protein MAERESGGLGGGAASPPAASPFLGLHIASPPNFRLTHDISLEEFEDEDLSEITDECGISLQCKDTLSLRPPRAGLLSAGGGGGGGSRLQAEMLQMDLIDAAGDTPGAEDDEEEEERAARRPGAGPPEAEPRQETAPRGQSQGQGQGPGPGSGDTYRPKRPTTLNLFPQVPRSQDTLNNNSLGKKHSWQDRVSRSSSPLKTGEQTPPHEHICLSDELPPPSSPAPTKDRGTSTDSPCRRSAATQMAPPGGPPAAPAGGRSHSHRDRIHYQTDVRLEATEEIYLTPVQRPPDPAEPTSAFLPPAESRMSVSSDPDPAAYPASTGRPHPSISEEDEGFDCLSSPERAEPPAGGWRGSLGEPPPPPRASLSSDTSALSYDSVKYTLVVDEHAQLELVSLRPCFGDYSDESDSATVYDNCASASSPYESAIGEEYEEAPRPRPPTCLSEDSTPDEPDVHFSKKFLNVFMSGRSRSSSAESFGLFSCVINGEEQEQTHRAIFRFVPRHEDELELEVDDPLLVELQAEDYWYEAYNMRTGARGIFPAYYAIEVTKEPEHMAALTKNSDWVDQFRVKFLGSVQVPYHKGNDVLCAAMQKIATTRRLTVHFNPPSSCVLEISVQGVKIGVKADDSQEAKGNKCSHFFQLKNISFCGYHPKNNKYFGFITKHPADHRFACHVFVSEESTKALAESVGRAFQQFYKQFVEYTCPTEDIYLE; encoded by the exons ATGGCGGAGCGAGAGAGCGGCGGCCTGGGCGGGGGGGCCGCGTCCCCGCCTGCCGCCTCCCCGTTCCTGGGGCTGCACATCGCGTCGCCGCCCAATTTCAG gctcacccatgACATCAGCCTGGAGGAGTTTGAGGATGAAGACCTCTCCGAGATCACCGATGAGTGTGGCATCAGCCTGCAGTGCAAAGACACTTTATCCTTACGG CCCCCACGCGCCGGGCTGCTCtccgcgggcggcggcggcggcggggggagCCGGCTGCAGGCCGAGATGCTGCAGATGGACCTGATCGATGCGGCGGGGGACACTCCCGGCGCCGAGGacgacgaggaggaggaggagcgcgCCGCGCGGCGGCCGGGAGCGGGGCCACCCGAGGCCGAGCCCCGCCAGGAGACGGCGCCCCGCGGCCAGAGCCAAGGGCAGGGCCAGGGCCCGGGCCCAGGCAGCGGAGACACGTACCGGCCCAAGCGGCCCACCACGCTGAACCTCTTCCCGCAGGTGCCGCGGTCTCAG GACACACTGAATAATAACTCTCTGGGCAAGAAGCACAGTTGGCAGGATCGGGTGTCGAGATCATCCTCGCCGCTGAAGACAG GGGAGCAGACGCCTCCGCATGAGCACATCTGCTTGAGCGATGAACTGCCGCCCCCCAGCAGCCCCGCACCCACCAAGGATCGAGGCACCTCCACGGACAGCCCCTGCCGCCGAAGCGCCGCCACCCAGATGGCGCCTCCCGGTGGGCCCCCTGCCGCCCCCGCGGGTGGCCGGAGCCACTCGCACCGCGACCGCATCCACTACCAGACGGACGTGCGGCTGGAGGCCACCGAGGAGATCTACCTGACGCCCGTGCAGAGGCCCCCGGACCCTGCGGAGCCCACCTCCGCCTTCCTGCCGCCCGCCGAGAGCCGGATGTCAGTCAGCTCCGACCCCGACCCCGCCGCCTATCCCGCCAGTACCGGGCGGCCACACCCCTCTATCAGCGAGGAGGACGAGGGCTTCGACTGCTTGTCGTCTCCGGAGCGGGCCGAGCCGCCAGCCGGAGGATGGCGCGGGAGCCTGGGGGAGCCGCCGCCACCTCCGCGGGCCTCGCTGAGCTCAGACACCAGCGCCCTATCCTACGACTCGGTCAAGTATACGCTGGTGGTGGATGAGCACGCACAGCTGGAGCTGGTGAGCCTGCGGCCGTGCTTCGGCGACTACAGCGACGAGAGCGACTCGGCCACCGTCTACGACAACTGCgcctctgcctcctccccctACGAGTCGGCCATCGGGGAGGAGTACGAGGAGGCCCCCCGGCCGCGGCCCCCCACCTGCCTCTCGGAGGACTCCACGCCGGACGAACCCGACGTCCACTTTTCCAAGAAGTTCCTGAACGTCTTCATGAGCGGCCGCTCTCGCTCCTCCA GTGCAGAGTCCTTCGGGCTCTTCTCCTGCGTCATCAACGGGGAAGAGCAGGAGCAGACCCACCGGGCCATATTCAG GTTTGTGCCTCGACATGAAGACGAGCTCGAGCTGGAGGTGGACGACCCTCTGCTGGTGGAGCTGCAGGCCGAGGACTACTGGTACGAGGCCTACAACATGCGCACGGGAGCCAGGGGCATCTTCCCTGCCTACTACGCCATCGAGGTCACCAAGGAGCCTGAACACATGGCAG CCCTGACCAAAAACAGTGACTGGGTGGACCAGTTCCGGGTGAAGTTCCTGGGCTCAGTCCAGGTCCCCTATCACAAGGGCAATGATGTCCTCTGTGCCGCTATGCAAAAG ATCGCCACCACCCGCCGGCTCACCGTGCACTTTAACCCGCCCTCCAGCTGCGTCCTAGAGATCAGCGTGCGGGGCGTGAAGATCGGCGTCAAGGCTGACGACTCCCAGGAAGCCAAG GGAAATAAATGTAGCCACTTTTTCCAGttaaaaaacatctctttctgtgGATACCATCCAAAGAACAACAA GTACTTTGGGTTCATCACCAAGCACCCTGCTGACCACCGGTTTGCCTGCCACGTCTTTGTGTCTGAAGAATCCACCAAAGCGCTGGCAGAATCTGTGGG GAGAGCGTTTCAACAGTTCTACAAGCAGTTTGTGGAGTACACCTGCCCCACAGAAGACATCTACCTGGAGTAG
- the MAPK8IP1 gene encoding C-Jun-amino-terminal kinase-interacting protein 1 isoform X2, whose protein sequence is MATAVTSLWARFTTRVRSPAVAKGTRGVAKSRKAGDRGRGDRCGLPKPPRAGLLSAGGGGGGGSRLQAEMLQMDLIDAAGDTPGAEDDEEEEERAARRPGAGPPEAEPRQETAPRGQSQGQGQGPGPGSGDTYRPKRPTTLNLFPQVPRSQDTLNNNSLGKKHSWQDRVSRSSSPLKTGEQTPPHEHICLSDELPPPSSPAPTKDRGTSTDSPCRRSAATQMAPPGGPPAAPAGGRSHSHRDRIHYQTDVRLEATEEIYLTPVQRPPDPAEPTSAFLPPAESRMSVSSDPDPAAYPASTGRPHPSISEEDEGFDCLSSPERAEPPAGGWRGSLGEPPPPPRASLSSDTSALSYDSVKYTLVVDEHAQLELVSLRPCFGDYSDESDSATVYDNCASASSPYESAIGEEYEEAPRPRPPTCLSEDSTPDEPDVHFSKKFLNVFMSGRSRSSSAESFGLFSCVINGEEQEQTHRAIFRFVPRHEDELELEVDDPLLVELQAEDYWYEAYNMRTGARGIFPAYYAIEVTKEPEHMAALTKNSDWVDQFRVKFLGSVQVPYHKGNDVLCAAMQKIATTRRLTVHFNPPSSCVLEISVRGVKIGVKADDSQEAKGNKCSHFFQLKNISFCGYHPKNNKYFGFITKHPADHRFACHVFVSEESTKALAESVGRAFQQFYKQFVEYTCPTEDIYLE, encoded by the exons ATGGCAACAGCGGTGACCTCACTCTGGGCTCGGTTTACTACTCGAGTGAGGTCACCGGCCGTTGCCAAGGGAACgaggggggttgcaaagagtcggaaagcGGGGGACCGTGGGCGCGGGGATCGGTGTGGACTGCCAAAG CCCCCACGCGCCGGGCTGCTCtccgcgggcggcggcggcggcggggggagCCGGCTGCAGGCCGAGATGCTGCAGATGGACCTGATCGATGCGGCGGGGGACACTCCCGGCGCCGAGGacgacgaggaggaggaggagcgcgCCGCGCGGCGGCCGGGAGCGGGGCCACCCGAGGCCGAGCCCCGCCAGGAGACGGCGCCCCGCGGCCAGAGCCAAGGGCAGGGCCAGGGCCCGGGCCCAGGCAGCGGAGACACGTACCGGCCCAAGCGGCCCACCACGCTGAACCTCTTCCCGCAGGTGCCGCGGTCTCAG GACACACTGAATAATAACTCTCTGGGCAAGAAGCACAGTTGGCAGGATCGGGTGTCGAGATCATCCTCGCCGCTGAAGACAG GGGAGCAGACGCCTCCGCATGAGCACATCTGCTTGAGCGATGAACTGCCGCCCCCCAGCAGCCCCGCACCCACCAAGGATCGAGGCACCTCCACGGACAGCCCCTGCCGCCGAAGCGCCGCCACCCAGATGGCGCCTCCCGGTGGGCCCCCTGCCGCCCCCGCGGGTGGCCGGAGCCACTCGCACCGCGACCGCATCCACTACCAGACGGACGTGCGGCTGGAGGCCACCGAGGAGATCTACCTGACGCCCGTGCAGAGGCCCCCGGACCCTGCGGAGCCCACCTCCGCCTTCCTGCCGCCCGCCGAGAGCCGGATGTCAGTCAGCTCCGACCCCGACCCCGCCGCCTATCCCGCCAGTACCGGGCGGCCACACCCCTCTATCAGCGAGGAGGACGAGGGCTTCGACTGCTTGTCGTCTCCGGAGCGGGCCGAGCCGCCAGCCGGAGGATGGCGCGGGAGCCTGGGGGAGCCGCCGCCACCTCCGCGGGCCTCGCTGAGCTCAGACACCAGCGCCCTATCCTACGACTCGGTCAAGTATACGCTGGTGGTGGATGAGCACGCACAGCTGGAGCTGGTGAGCCTGCGGCCGTGCTTCGGCGACTACAGCGACGAGAGCGACTCGGCCACCGTCTACGACAACTGCgcctctgcctcctccccctACGAGTCGGCCATCGGGGAGGAGTACGAGGAGGCCCCCCGGCCGCGGCCCCCCACCTGCCTCTCGGAGGACTCCACGCCGGACGAACCCGACGTCCACTTTTCCAAGAAGTTCCTGAACGTCTTCATGAGCGGCCGCTCTCGCTCCTCCA GTGCAGAGTCCTTCGGGCTCTTCTCCTGCGTCATCAACGGGGAAGAGCAGGAGCAGACCCACCGGGCCATATTCAG GTTTGTGCCTCGACATGAAGACGAGCTCGAGCTGGAGGTGGACGACCCTCTGCTGGTGGAGCTGCAGGCCGAGGACTACTGGTACGAGGCCTACAACATGCGCACGGGAGCCAGGGGCATCTTCCCTGCCTACTACGCCATCGAGGTCACCAAGGAGCCTGAACACATGGCAG CCCTGACCAAAAACAGTGACTGGGTGGACCAGTTCCGGGTGAAGTTCCTGGGCTCAGTCCAGGTCCCCTATCACAAGGGCAATGATGTCCTCTGTGCCGCTATGCAAAAG ATCGCCACCACCCGCCGGCTCACCGTGCACTTTAACCCGCCCTCCAGCTGCGTCCTAGAGATCAGCGTGCGGGGCGTGAAGATCGGCGTCAAGGCTGACGACTCCCAGGAAGCCAAG GGAAATAAATGTAGCCACTTTTTCCAGttaaaaaacatctctttctgtgGATACCATCCAAAGAACAACAA GTACTTTGGGTTCATCACCAAGCACCCTGCTGACCACCGGTTTGCCTGCCACGTCTTTGTGTCTGAAGAATCCACCAAAGCGCTGGCAGAATCTGTGGG GAGAGCGTTTCAACAGTTCTACAAGCAGTTTGTGGAGTACACCTGCCCCACAGAAGACATCTACCTGGAGTAG